The genomic region AACCCATTATACACATATTGAAAAAAACCTTCAATTATCTAGGGTTATGATTGAAAGTAATTTTAATGGGTTAAAATATaatactccctccgtcccattaagtgtcatatttttaattttcaaagtctttatttataaactttgaccttaaataattttgtttgtgttagataatacttgatgaaagttatatgatttgagtgtgttttacaagtgtttttattgagtgattttcatcaagttttatataacacaaaaaaatatataattaaagccaaaatttataaataaagattttaaaaattaaaaataggaCACTATGAGACGGAGGgaataatataactttaaatgATTTTATTTTCTAAAGTGCCATATCTTAATTTTAATGGGTTAATAGTTAATACTAATTATTTTAACAACTAAACCACCTACCAAGGTGCACATGTAGCTTGATTTGAACACGTACTACTTTTGTGTGTAGTAGTCATCAATACAACAAACTATTACGTCATGGCCGGGCTACCAAATGTCTTTTTAAGAAAATACATCTATATATAGGGTGAACATAGGCCAAGTTTACATGCATAGATGCCCCAATCCCTTCACTACTTTTAAAACTCCTTGGTCCTTATCTTTGTCGAATCCAATGGGTGGCATCAATACATTCTTCCTTTTCATCTTCCTCACTCTTTTCCTTGTCGGAAATGGGGAGCAAGATGCCCAAATTAAAGCACTCCAAACAACCGTCGGTAGTAGTCTTGCTACTGCAGATGGTTTCCAAAGCGTACTAATAAGACGAGCCTACAAAACAATTCAAGCCTTCAAAAAGAAAATTACATACGATCCCAAAAATATTACAAAAACATGGAGGGGCAAAAACATTTGCCGCGATTACAAAGGGTTCTTGTGCGATGTCCGCCCCGATGTCAATCAAACCGCAATCGCGGGTGTCAAGTTTAACAACTATAACTTTAACGGCCCAAATTTAACCCTCACCGAACTCATCACCGGCTTGCCGGACATCGTTTTCTTCCATGCAAACTCCAACAACTTCACCGGCTCCATACCCACCAATCTCAACAAACTAAAATACTTCTTCGAGCTCGATCTCAGTAACAACAATTTCTCGGGTAGATTCCCCACTGAAGTCCTCCGAGCCAACAAGTTACTCTTCCTCGACCTCAGGTTCAACACGTTCGTCGGCACAGTTCCTTCACAAGTCTTCGGTCTCAAGGTCGATTTGCTCTTCATCAACAATAATAACTTTATCCAAAGACTTCCTGCAAACCTTGGCAATACGACCGCTCTTTACTTAACCCTAGCTAATAACAAGTTTATTGGTGGAATTCCTCCGAGCATTGGTCAAGCTTCCAATACTCTACTCGAGGTTCTTTTCTTAAACAACAGGTTAAATGGTTGTTTGCCGTACGAGATCGGGTTTTTGAAGAAGGCCACTGTGTTCGACGTAGGATTCAATAGGTTGCATGGCCCAATCCCACGTTCGTTTCAGTGTTTAAGGAAAATGGAGCTTCTAAACTTGGCCCACAATAGGTTCTCCGGTGTGGTGCCTGAGGCGGTGTGCAGCCTCCCGAATCTGTCGAATTTCACGCTTTCGTATAATTTTTTCACTCAGGTTGGTCCACAGTGTCGGAAGCTGATCAAGAAGGGGATTCTAAACGTGGACAGGAACTGCATTTCGGGTCTTCCGTACCAAAGAAGGCGGGCCGTGTGTTCGAGGTTCTTCGCGACAAGTCAGTCTTGTCCTAATGCAAGATCTCTCACTTTGGTACCATGCAGACAAGGGCTTTCTGATGGTGAGTTAGCTTCCTCGGATATTGAATCTACTGCACCATCGCCGGCGCCGGCTCAGGCTCCACGAAGGGGAAGTTACGGAGCTCTTTCGCCGCATTAACTCATCTTGTGGCGCCTGTTGTGTAACGGTCAAAGTGAAAGCATGCATGTTTTTTCTTTGATTTCTTTGTTTGCttgtgtttatgtttgtttatgtttatgtttcaTGTGTTTGTCTTTTGTAACAAGTACGTGCAAATAATTGTCCTCGTTCATGTAGTTTGGGAGTTATGGACTTGTGTTTCGTTTGATTTAAAAATGCTAATTTGTCGTTGTGTATATCTTCTGATTTTATATAATTTCTGAAAGGAAAATATATATGTAAATTTTCTAAAGCAAAGTGGGGTGAACCTTTTTGTGGAATGTGATACCATATACATTCGAAAAGATTGTGCTAGGGTAACATAAATTTTCGTCCGTGGAGTTTGAAAAAGAATAACTAGATTAAAGCAATCGTGCATCTTAATGTCTGGAGTTTAAATCCCGTAAACTGTATAAATAGAATTATTTAAAAATATGTTAGTTTGTTGTTAGAAAACAATCAATCTGATAACATTATAGCAACTATAAGGGGTAGGGGCGTTCATCACCCATcactcactcatcactcacacctttcaatcaagttccgccatgtcatcaagcATTACTCTATTACTAGTGATGAATTTTAAGTGGAAATAcgcatcactcaccaccacacccaacaatttctcTCAAAACCAATAATTTCTCTCACGCGTTAAAAAAATAACGCGTTTTCAATTTCACGCGTTATAGATGTGGCCGGCAGCGGTGTTATTTTTTTTGATCACGCGTTACCGGGGCTTATAACGGATAGCCCCGGGTCTCCTAAAAATATAGAGGCTGCAATTGAGATTTTTGTATAAGACATATAAACGAAAACCATAATTAGGTCGTTGTGTTGTTGTCAAACTTGATATTTCTTTAATCTACACGTATAAAGGTATATCAAtccataatatatttttaaagttAAAGTTGATAACTTTATCCTTACTGAGCTACTCGTCCACCCTTTAGACAACCAATCAAGTGAAAATCATAACTTTATATTTTAAAGGAAAGTGTAGGTCGAAATATATTTCAATAATTGGACTAAGGTCTCTTTTAGTAAGTACGTGAAAGCCATGCTAATTAAATATAGTACAACTAGGCTATTACCCGGGAATATTCTGGGTTAGGAAAATTTAGTTTTCAATAATAAAACGTACACAAACAACATATTGAAACTCGTTAGTATCTTCTTTCCCTTCCCACAATAATTTATTTGTTCCGTTTCATCATTGTCCTAACTTTGTATGCATGTGTATTCATAGTTTTCGTATAAAGCTTATTACCTTTTATTTCTTAATGAGATCTCAGTTAAACAATGTTTAGTAAACCGATCCAAAATGTTatattgtttgtttttaaataaattatagGGAGTGTCAGTACCGGCCAAACGGATTACGACCAAACATCGGTGGTACCAATACAAACAACCTCGGTGGTACCAATACTGGTGTTATCATTTTTGACCCCTTACACTACCTCTAGTTGTTATGTGTTTCACATAGTTTGTAGAAGAGAAATAATACTTACCAAGACCAGTTTCATTGTGGAAACTTATGTGGCTTGATCAAAACTCTACAAAGCGTGTATTTTTTCCTTTATATTAACTACCAATTTTACTGTTGATGACTTACAATATTACCATGATGCGTACAAGTAATTACACATGTTTTGCAGCTCatataactacataaataacttTAACTCCAAGTAAGATGTACACTGAATTTACTACTTTTTTACTCGCTCCATCTTCACATACACACTGATTCAACTTTATCATAAAATAATTTGACACATCATTGTTCTTATAAGCAATAGGTACAT from Helianthus annuus cultivar XRQ/B chromosome 10, HanXRQr2.0-SUNRISE, whole genome shotgun sequence harbors:
- the LOC110885635 gene encoding uncharacterized protein At4g06744, with protein sequence MHRCPNPFTTFKTPWSLSLSNPMGGINTFFLFIFLTLFLVGNGEQDAQIKALQTTVGSSLATADGFQSVLIRRAYKTIQAFKKKITYDPKNITKTWRGKNICRDYKGFLCDVRPDVNQTAIAGVKFNNYNFNGPNLTLTELITGLPDIVFFHANSNNFTGSIPTNLNKLKYFFELDLSNNNFSGRFPTEVLRANKLLFLDLRFNTFVGTVPSQVFGLKVDLLFINNNNFIQRLPANLGNTTALYLTLANNKFIGGIPPSIGQASNTLLEVLFLNNRLNGCLPYEIGFLKKATVFDVGFNRLHGPIPRSFQCLRKMELLNLAHNRFSGVVPEAVCSLPNLSNFTLSYNFFTQVGPQCRKLIKKGILNVDRNCISGLPYQRRRAVCSRFFATSQSCPNARSLTLVPCRQGLSDGELASSDIESTAPSPAPAQAPRRGSYGALSPH